One Kallotenue papyrolyticum genomic window carries:
- a CDS encoding lamin tail domain-containing protein yields the protein MQRRTLSTPLHLPALGRLRSADVILPLMLALAVALPLVLALLGVGIRRDRGTPLVINEALPVPAPGATGAWVELYNNTDAPISIDGWRLGSVSGDVALLSGSVAPHSYRLIETPAAWNAQADAVVLRTPDGSVVDRLNWGPRPSANTSPDWNSSATRAPAPGRALVRNPQGFDSDSGKDWLATQPSPGAPSPASLSVGMYRLLFDMTNYASLIGGFILWGAYSLIGLIARRFELLTGQRTYWISMLIAPIGIVIYNVIQSYAFFTAGRMTQCDNGWSLSACQQGWAFTALFVSGVAMGLVVYRFYRIARRILEV from the coding sequence ATGCAACGACGAACGCTTTCTACTCCGCTCCATCTGCCTGCGCTGGGGCGCCTGCGCTCGGCGGACGTGATCCTGCCGTTGATGCTGGCGCTGGCCGTAGCCTTGCCGCTGGTCTTGGCCCTGCTGGGCGTAGGCATCCGCCGCGACCGGGGCACGCCGCTGGTGATCAACGAGGCGTTGCCCGTGCCAGCACCAGGAGCGACCGGTGCCTGGGTCGAACTGTACAACAACACCGACGCACCGATCAGCATCGACGGCTGGCGGCTGGGCAGCGTCAGCGGTGATGTCGCGCTGTTGAGCGGCAGCGTCGCGCCGCACAGCTACCGCCTGATCGAAACGCCTGCTGCCTGGAACGCGCAGGCCGACGCTGTGGTCCTGCGCACGCCCGACGGCAGCGTGGTCGATCGCCTCAACTGGGGGCCACGCCCGAGTGCCAACACGTCGCCCGACTGGAATAGCAGCGCCACGCGCGCGCCGGCGCCGGGCCGTGCACTGGTGCGCAACCCCCAGGGCTTCGATTCGGACAGCGGCAAGGACTGGTTGGCGACCCAACCCTCGCCGGGCGCGCCCTCGCCCGCTTCGCTGAGCGTGGGCATGTATCGCCTGCTCTTCGATATGACCAACTACGCCAGCCTGATCGGCGGTTTTATCCTCTGGGGCGCTTATAGCCTGATCGGCCTGATCGCGCGGCGCTTCGAGCTGCTCACCGGCCAGCGCACCTACTGGATCAGCATGCTGATCGCGCCGATCGGGATCGTGATCTACAACGTGATCCAGTCGTATGCCTTCTTCACCGCCGGCCGCATGACGCAGTGCGATAACGGCTGGAGCCTCAGTGCCTGCCAGCAGGGCTGGGCCTTTACGGCGCTGTTCGTTTCGGGCGTGGCTATGGGGCTGGTCGTGTACCGCTTCTACCGCATCGCGCGGCGCATTCTGGAGGTCTAG